A genome region from Clostridia bacterium includes the following:
- a CDS encoding ABC transporter permease, with protein sequence MHLAIEMLRSSVLAATPVLLAGLGGTYTYYANVFNIAMEGMMLIGAFMAVAGSYLCGSWLVGMVSGMVGGLLAAVVFAIFSVGLKTDEFVTGTALNMLALGGTTYSLRQLFHVKGAFMSPRIVAIPRWRIPLLDSVPVLGPIVSGHPFIVYVALAMAVFTEWHIFRTRFGLRLRAAGEDSRAVDSVGVSSDRIKAQAILASGVLCGLAGAYLSLGYVTLFAENMSNGRGWIALAVIILTRGRPLELLLMSLMFGFFDGLGLSLQGTAIPPQFTQMVPYIATIIALYVYSREKRPGNASSKKIPAKAE encoded by the coding sequence ATGCACCTGGCAATTGAGATGCTGAGATCGAGTGTGCTCGCGGCCACTCCGGTGCTTCTTGCGGGGCTCGGAGGCACATACACCTACTATGCCAACGTGTTCAATATAGCCATGGAAGGCATGATGCTGATCGGCGCATTCATGGCGGTCGCAGGGAGCTATCTGTGTGGATCGTGGCTTGTAGGCATGGTTTCCGGTATGGTCGGCGGACTGTTGGCGGCAGTGGTGTTCGCGATTTTCTCGGTCGGGCTCAAGACTGACGAGTTCGTGACCGGCACTGCCCTGAACATGTTGGCCCTTGGGGGAACCACCTACTCTCTCAGGCAGTTGTTCCACGTGAAGGGCGCCTTCATGTCGCCTCGGATCGTCGCTATTCCGCGGTGGCGCATTCCGCTGCTCGATTCTGTTCCTGTTCTCGGCCCTATCGTGAGTGGGCATCCGTTCATCGTCTATGTCGCGCTGGCCATGGCGGTATTCACTGAGTGGCACATATTCCGAACAAGGTTCGGGCTGCGGCTTCGTGCGGCGGGTGAGGACTCCAGGGCTGTTGATTCGGTAGGGGTGAGTTCTGATCGGATCAAGGCCCAGGCCATACTGGCGTCTGGCGTCCTGTGCGGACTGGCAGGGGCATACCTTTCCCTCGGCTATGTGACCTTATTTGCCGAGAACATGTCGAACGGCAGGGGGTGGATCGCGCTTGCGGTGATAATACTCACCCGTGGGCGGCCACTGGAGCTTCTCCTGATGTCGCTCATGTTCGGGTTCTTCGATGGCCTCGGCCTGAGCCTGCAGGGGACGGCGATTCCTCCCCAGTTCACGCAGATGGTCCCGTACATCGCCACCATCATCGCGCTGTACGTCTACTCGAGG
- a CDS encoding ABC transporter permease: MRRQAITAIIGVAVSLIAGLLILWIQGYPALESYSALFSYSLLSKFAIVSTLSKATPLILTGLSAAVAFGSNSVNLGQPGQFLIGAMAVAAFGIHVNLPAAAMIPLSIAAAMAAGALCAGIAAGLRRKFNMDEFITTLMLNFIADYFTLYLISGPMWDRTTYSPMTKMTNPSAWLPMWGGLSSALFVALTAFAVTLVLWNRSKLGYEWRVMGRNPVFSRVGGCRNDANFVMAMLLSGALAGLAGGLLVMGGMQHRFVKGMGAGYAWDGVMIAIVANSDMLPTGLYALFFAAIQTGAMGMEMETRVPSEFTLVLQAITVLFVVASRESAGVIMNRLAGAVRARRAERITIASEDGRNAPGN; encoded by the coding sequence ATGAGAAGGCAGGCCATCACGGCAATCATCGGAGTCGCAGTATCGCTCATCGCCGGGCTGCTCATCCTGTGGATTCAGGGCTACCCCGCATTGGAGAGCTACTCAGCGCTGTTCTCATACAGCCTCCTCTCGAAGTTCGCCATCGTGTCCACCCTGTCGAAGGCCACTCCGTTGATTCTTACTGGACTCTCCGCGGCTGTGGCCTTCGGAAGCAACTCAGTGAACTTGGGGCAGCCTGGGCAATTCCTGATTGGCGCGATGGCTGTGGCTGCGTTCGGCATTCACGTGAACTTGCCTGCCGCGGCCATGATTCCGCTCTCGATTGCGGCAGCGATGGCGGCAGGCGCGCTATGCGCGGGAATCGCTGCAGGTCTGCGGCGCAAGTTCAACATGGATGAGTTCATCACCACTTTGATGCTGAACTTCATCGCGGACTACTTCACACTCTACCTCATATCCGGCCCGATGTGGGATAGGACCACGTATTCCCCGATGACGAAGATGACTAATCCATCTGCATGGCTTCCCATGTGGGGGGGACTGAGTTCCGCGCTTTTCGTGGCCCTGACTGCATTCGCCGTCACTCTTGTTCTGTGGAACAGATCGAAACTGGGATACGAGTGGCGAGTCATGGGGCGGAATCCGGTGTTCTCGAGGGTGGGCGGATGCAGAAATGATGCGAATTTCGTAATGGCCATGCTGCTCAGTGGAGCCCTAGCAGGCCTCGCGGGCGGGCTCTTGGTCATGGGTGGGATGCAGCACCGATTCGTGAAGGGCATGGGCGCCGGATATGCCTGGGACGGGGTGATGATCGCGATAGTGGCGAATAGCGACATGCTTCCCACTGGCCTCTACGCCCTGTTCTTTGCGGCGATTCAAACTGGCGCTATGGGAATGGAGATGGAGACGCGCGTTCCATCCGAATTCACCCTGGTTCTGCAGGCGATCACAGTGCTGTTTGTCGTGGCAAGCAGGGAATCGGCTGGAGTGATCATGAATCGTCTGGCCGGGGCGGTGAGGGCGCGGAGGGCGGAACGCATCACCATAGCATCGGAGGATGGACGAAATGCACCTGGCAATTGA
- a CDS encoding ABC transporter ATP-binding protein — translation MEDSGIMVRMVSLIKVYPPDTLALDRADISIVEGEIHSVIGENGAGKSTLMKVFYGMTPFDSGDIYFRGKRIKFSTPRDAAAAGIGMVHQEFMLIPSYTVYENVILGAEPVGRFGALANSEARAKVESLVDRYGLNLSIDDRAGALSVGAQQKVEILKLLYRDVDVLIMDEPTAVLTPQETGELFKRLRKLNEAGKTIVFISHKLDEVIELSHRITVMRKGKRITTVDNRGIQKADLARAMIGREVVFGVEKPPAVTGDEVLSVRDLSFVDRNGKRRLDRVSFAVRRGEIVGVAGVEGNGQFELVQLITGLIRAESGVVAIGGRDVTAEDVMARRKLMCHVPQNRKTSGSAQGMSLVDNSIMTHHRLNPSLGRRSGAGHGEAALTPFLSPPRCRAFTSGLIKEFGVIAPGADAPMSSLSGGNQQKMIVGREFAHNTGLILLDQPTRGLDVGSIEFIQSEIVRRRDAGAGCLLISADLDELQSLSDRILVMRDGRIVADLAQGDATREEIGEYMLGARMGTGEEAAE, via the coding sequence TTGGAAGACTCCGGCATCATGGTGCGCATGGTCTCGCTGATCAAGGTGTATCCTCCGGATACGCTTGCCCTGGATCGGGCCGACATATCCATCGTTGAAGGCGAGATTCACTCGGTAATCGGTGAGAACGGCGCGGGCAAGTCAACGCTGATGAAGGTGTTCTATGGGATGACCCCGTTTGACAGCGGAGACATCTACTTCAGAGGGAAGCGGATCAAGTTCTCCACTCCACGCGACGCGGCAGCAGCTGGGATAGGCATGGTCCACCAGGAGTTCATGCTCATCCCCTCCTACACGGTGTACGAGAACGTGATACTCGGCGCCGAACCGGTCGGCAGGTTCGGAGCACTTGCGAACTCCGAGGCCCGGGCTAAGGTTGAGTCCCTGGTGGATAGATACGGGCTGAACCTCTCAATCGACGACCGGGCCGGCGCCCTCTCCGTAGGGGCGCAGCAGAAGGTTGAGATTCTCAAACTCCTCTACAGAGATGTGGATGTGCTGATCATGGACGAGCCCACGGCAGTCCTCACTCCTCAGGAGACTGGCGAGCTTTTCAAACGTCTTCGGAAGCTCAACGAGGCAGGCAAGACCATCGTCTTCATAAGCCACAAGCTCGATGAGGTGATCGAGCTGTCACATCGGATCACGGTGATGCGCAAGGGCAAACGCATTACTACTGTGGACAACCGCGGGATCCAGAAGGCAGACCTCGCCAGAGCCATGATCGGGAGGGAGGTCGTGTTCGGAGTGGAGAAACCTCCCGCCGTCACCGGGGACGAGGTGCTCTCAGTGCGCGACCTGAGCTTCGTGGATCGGAACGGGAAGCGGCGATTGGATCGGGTCTCCTTCGCAGTTCGCCGCGGGGAGATTGTGGGCGTGGCCGGCGTGGAGGGGAATGGCCAATTCGAGCTGGTACAGCTCATAACGGGTCTGATACGCGCGGAATCGGGAGTGGTGGCGATTGGCGGACGCGACGTGACAGCCGAGGATGTGATGGCCCGACGCAAGCTCATGTGTCATGTCCCACAGAACAGAAAAACATCCGGAAGCGCCCAGGGCATGAGCCTTGTGGACAACTCCATCATGACCCATCACCGGCTGAACCCGAGCTTAGGAAGGCGTTCAGGCGCAGGCCATGGTGAGGCAGCGCTAACCCCGTTTCTGAGCCCTCCCAGGTGTCGAGCCTTCACGTCCGGCCTGATAAAGGAGTTCGGAGTGATTGCGCCGGGGGCGGATGCGCCTATGTCGTCGCTTTCAGGAGGCAACCAACAGAAGATGATTGTGGGCAGGGAGTTCGCCCACAACACGGGCTTGATCCTGCTGGATCAGCCCACTCGCGGGCTCGACGTGGGGTCTATAGAGTTCATACAGAGCGAGATCGTGCGAAGGCGCGACGCAGGCGCTGGTTGCCTGCTTATCTCGGCTGATCTCGATGAACTCCAGAGCCTGTCCGATAGGATACTCGTGATGCGCGATGGCAGGATCGTAGCTGATCTGGCGCAGGGCGATGCCACGCGCGAGGAGATCGGTGAGTACATGCTCGGGGCAAGGATGGGAACAGGGGAGGAGGCGGCTGAATGA
- a CDS encoding BMP family ABC transporter substrate-binding protein, giving the protein MRKRLIAMVLVSLMLLPLFASGIAAAAPAPLKVAYIINGALGDQSFYDSGQSGIDRIKKEFGAKTTTIECNFDTAKYPQALQSAVQWNADVIFVISYGYEDLLQQYADNYPTKKWVNIDTVVTNSKKTITSVDFVEEEGAFMAGVAAALATTDTSIPGINADKIIGAVGGEDDPVIRAFIYGYEQGAHYIDKSIVVKSVFAGTWDDPVRGKQAAKQLYSQKADVVFQIAALTGSGVLEAAKEEGKYAIGVDSNQNGLQPGHVITSDLKDVGQAIYDVYSSILDGKYKPGEVLEYGLKTGGVGLAIDEYTKGILPAKTIQRILDIEQKVKAGQILVKKYQ; this is encoded by the coding sequence ATGAGGAAACGTCTGATAGCTATGGTTCTAGTCTCTCTCATGCTGTTGCCCTTGTTCGCTTCCGGTATCGCTGCCGCGGCGCCGGCGCCGCTCAAGGTCGCTTACATCATCAATGGCGCACTGGGCGACCAATCTTTCTATGATTCGGGGCAGTCTGGCATCGATAGGATCAAGAAGGAGTTCGGGGCGAAAACAACCACAATAGAGTGCAACTTCGACACGGCCAAGTATCCTCAGGCACTTCAATCTGCGGTCCAGTGGAATGCCGACGTCATCTTCGTTATCTCCTACGGCTACGAGGACCTGCTTCAGCAGTACGCCGACAACTATCCAACCAAGAAGTGGGTCAACATCGACACCGTGGTGACAAACAGCAAGAAGACCATCACCAGCGTGGACTTTGTGGAGGAGGAAGGGGCTTTCATGGCCGGCGTCGCGGCTGCCCTGGCTACCACCGACACATCGATTCCCGGGATCAACGCAGATAAGATCATCGGCGCTGTAGGCGGCGAGGATGACCCTGTGATCCGGGCGTTCATCTACGGTTACGAGCAGGGCGCGCACTATATCGACAAGAGCATCGTAGTGAAATCGGTGTTCGCGGGCACTTGGGATGATCCTGTCCGCGGCAAGCAAGCCGCGAAACAGCTCTACTCCCAGAAGGCCGATGTGGTGTTCCAAATCGCAGCGCTTACAGGCTCTGGTGTGCTTGAAGCCGCTAAAGAAGAGGGCAAATACGCCATAGGCGTCGACTCCAACCAGAATGGACTGCAGCCGGGGCATGTGATCACGTCGGATCTGAAAGACGTCGGCCAGGCCATCTACGATGTGTACAGCAGCATTCTCGACGGCAAGTACAAGCCGGGCGAGGTGCTTGAGTATGGTCTGAAAACCGGTGGGGTGGGCCTTGCCATCGATGAGTACACGAAGGGAATACTGCCGGCCAAGACCATTCAGAGGATCCTCGATATCGAGCAGAAGGTTAAGGCAGGTCAGATACTGGTGAAGAAGTACCAGTAG
- a CDS encoding DNA polymerase III subunit alpha: MGRFVHLHVHSQYSFLDGADTATSLVSRAAALGMGAIAITDHNNVSAAVELSRAAAEFGIRPIHGVELDIASHPRLPDPHAYKASARSAPSHLTLLAQGHEGYSNLCRIITEAHLSSERHAAEATLEMLENYSHGLIALSGCKRGAIPSLVAARRFDDALAVARELVRIFGRSNLYIELQNTLTPGASAANSTLAELAQRLGVGIVATNNVHYANKERFQVHDALTCVRTLTTLDDIHPERHINAENYLKAPAEMADIFAGFPEAIASSTEIAERCSPGLDLSLQLFPKFQATHGEPSAQCLRRLAMEGALDRYGAITPKIQSRLEHELNIITALGFEDYFLAVWDVALWARSRGIRYAGRGSAADSAVAYCLRLTNVDSIARGLLFERFMSIERAQKPDIDIDFDARKRDDVANYVYERYGKGHVATVCTFSAFRGRSAVRDFGKALGFPNEDIDRFAKLLPHVPADGIRAAFSRYPEMRDSGIPAWKFELLLTLGESVAGFPRHIGTHLGGVVISSKPLTCATPLQMAAKGVEIIQFDKDCIEDLGLIKLDLLSLRTLSAVEQAVTTVREASPGFSYDSIPQDDLATYQMLNRGETVGAFQLESPAQHGLQTRLGADCIEDIVASVALIRPGPIQGQMVEPFIARRTGKEKVTYIDPRLAHILDKTYGVVLYQEQVIEIATAIAGFTPGESDRLRKVMTHFRSVREMEEIGRDFVAKAVAHGVEQKTAEAVFSYIVGYAGYGFCEAHAAAFADTSYKTAYMIRHFPAHFYAAVLSAQPMGFYPPRTLLVEVGRRGVKVMPLDINLSHERYTVENKPGSETGAIRVGLMQVGGAPKDVIHRIISVRDEGGPFRSPFDFVCRVDPPRPALQNLALTGAFDSIAPNRRAILWRLSRIIATASSYKTISASDGMAGQERLLGLDCGVGIGTSPDEQADGMDLEGLPEGFADFTPVEKFKYETSILGFCVAHHAMDFFRPALSRAGVITSQDLAGAQDGQAVQLAGLVVRPHRPPTKSGKIIVFLSLEDEFGLSDVTIFENVYQKYGSAIFGSPALLVAGIVSRRGNGVSVTARQVQPLSKNSMPRPDASRTQPERTPSSLCRSQARTPREEGRAFEPQNGQCHQTAASP; encoded by the coding sequence TTGGGGCGCTTCGTCCACCTGCATGTGCACTCCCAATACTCATTCCTCGATGGAGCGGATACCGCAACCTCCCTCGTCTCACGTGCCGCCGCCCTCGGAATGGGCGCAATCGCCATAACAGACCACAACAACGTGAGTGCCGCGGTGGAGCTGTCTAGGGCAGCGGCGGAATTCGGCATAAGGCCGATCCACGGAGTGGAGCTAGACATAGCCTCTCATCCTAGGCTTCCCGATCCGCACGCCTACAAGGCCTCCGCGCGCTCCGCTCCTTCTCACCTAACCCTCCTCGCCCAAGGCCATGAGGGCTACTCGAACTTGTGCCGAATTATAACAGAAGCCCACCTGTCTTCGGAGCGCCACGCCGCAGAAGCTACCCTGGAGATGCTCGAAAACTACTCTCACGGCCTCATCGCACTTTCCGGGTGTAAGAGAGGGGCGATACCATCCCTCGTAGCCGCGCGCAGGTTTGATGATGCGCTCGCAGTCGCCAGGGAGCTTGTCCGCATATTCGGGCGCAGCAACCTCTACATCGAACTGCAGAACACCCTCACCCCAGGCGCGTCCGCTGCAAACTCAACCCTGGCAGAGCTCGCGCAGCGCTTAGGCGTTGGCATAGTCGCCACGAACAACGTTCATTATGCTAATAAGGAACGTTTCCAGGTACATGATGCTCTCACATGTGTTCGCACACTCACAACCCTCGATGATATCCACCCAGAGCGACACATTAACGCGGAGAACTATCTCAAGGCGCCTGCGGAAATGGCAGATATCTTCGCCGGCTTCCCTGAGGCCATAGCGAGTTCCACGGAGATCGCAGAGAGATGTTCCCCCGGTCTAGATCTATCGCTCCAGCTGTTTCCGAAGTTCCAAGCCACGCACGGAGAGCCATCGGCCCAATGTCTGAGGCGCCTTGCCATGGAAGGCGCACTTGATCGATACGGCGCTATCACCCCGAAGATCCAATCCAGGCTCGAGCACGAACTGAACATCATAACAGCCCTGGGCTTCGAGGACTATTTTCTTGCAGTGTGGGATGTTGCGTTATGGGCGCGCTCCCGCGGCATACGTTATGCGGGCCGCGGTTCCGCAGCCGATTCTGCAGTCGCCTATTGCCTGCGCCTTACGAATGTGGATTCCATCGCCCGCGGCCTTCTGTTCGAAAGGTTCATGAGCATTGAACGCGCTCAGAAGCCAGATATCGACATCGACTTCGATGCACGCAAGCGCGATGATGTAGCAAATTACGTGTATGAACGATACGGAAAAGGTCATGTTGCAACCGTATGCACCTTCAGTGCCTTCAGAGGAAGGTCCGCTGTTCGCGACTTTGGAAAGGCACTCGGCTTTCCAAATGAGGATATCGACAGGTTCGCGAAACTCCTCCCCCACGTCCCCGCCGATGGCATCCGCGCTGCCTTTTCCCGATATCCGGAGATGCGCGATTCAGGAATACCTGCGTGGAAATTCGAGCTTCTGCTCACGCTTGGAGAGTCTGTGGCGGGATTTCCACGGCATATCGGCACACACCTAGGCGGCGTCGTAATATCGAGCAAACCCCTCACCTGCGCAACCCCGCTCCAAATGGCAGCGAAAGGGGTGGAGATCATCCAATTCGACAAAGATTGCATCGAGGATCTCGGCCTCATCAAACTCGACCTCCTCTCACTCCGAACCCTCTCCGCTGTGGAGCAGGCAGTCACTACAGTGCGCGAGGCAAGCCCGGGATTCAGCTACGATTCCATCCCCCAGGATGATCTCGCCACATATCAGATGCTGAATCGCGGTGAAACTGTGGGCGCGTTTCAGCTTGAAAGCCCTGCGCAGCACGGCCTGCAGACGCGGCTAGGCGCCGATTGCATCGAAGATATCGTGGCGAGTGTAGCGCTTATCCGCCCAGGGCCAATCCAGGGTCAAATGGTCGAGCCGTTCATCGCCCGCAGAACAGGAAAGGAAAAAGTCACATACATCGACCCTCGGCTCGCCCATATACTCGACAAAACCTACGGGGTAGTCCTCTACCAGGAGCAGGTCATAGAGATCGCGACGGCCATCGCCGGATTCACGCCAGGTGAATCGGATAGGCTGCGCAAGGTGATGACTCACTTTCGCTCCGTTCGGGAGATGGAGGAGATTGGCCGCGACTTTGTGGCCAAAGCCGTAGCTCATGGCGTCGAACAGAAAACAGCTGAGGCTGTGTTCTCCTACATAGTGGGCTACGCCGGATACGGGTTCTGCGAGGCCCATGCGGCAGCATTTGCCGACACCTCTTACAAAACCGCATACATGATCCGCCATTTCCCCGCGCACTTCTACGCAGCAGTCCTGAGCGCTCAGCCCATGGGGTTCTATCCTCCCCGCACTCTCCTAGTGGAGGTGGGAAGGCGCGGCGTGAAGGTGATGCCGCTCGACATAAACCTGAGCCATGAAAGGTACACGGTGGAAAACAAGCCGGGCTCGGAAACCGGCGCCATCAGAGTAGGGCTTATGCAAGTAGGCGGGGCGCCGAAAGATGTGATCCACAGGATAATCTCCGTCCGCGATGAAGGCGGGCCTTTCCGGAGTCCGTTCGATTTTGTATGCCGTGTGGATCCTCCGCGCCCTGCACTTCAAAACCTGGCGCTCACCGGGGCGTTCGATTCCATAGCGCCAAATAGGAGGGCCATTCTGTGGCGCCTTTCCAGGATAATCGCGACCGCATCTTCCTATAAGACGATCTCCGCCTCCGATGGGATGGCCGGGCAAGAGAGACTGCTCGGGCTGGATTGTGGAGTTGGAATCGGCACAAGCCCAGATGAACAAGCAGACGGCATGGATCTGGAAGGGCTTCCCGAGGGATTTGCTGACTTCACGCCAGTGGAGAAGTTCAAATACGAGACATCTATTCTCGGATTCTGCGTTGCGCACCACGCAATGGATTTTTTCCGCCCTGCCCTGTCCCGCGCGGGAGTAATCACCTCGCAGGATCTCGCCGGGGCCCAGGACGGCCAGGCGGTTCAGCTAGCAGGCCTAGTAGTCCGCCCACACCGACCACCAACGAAAAGTGGGAAGATCATAGTTTTTCTCTCCCTCGAAGACGAATTCGGCCTCTCCGACGTTACTATATTTGAGAACGTTTATCAGAAGTACGGCAGCGCGATATTCGGGAGCCCCGCACTTCTCGTAGCCGGGATCGTATCTCGACGCGGCAACGGGGTATCTGTAACCGCAAGGCAGGTGCAGCCCCTGTCGAAGAACTCCATGCCGCGCCCTGATGCTTCTAGGACCCAGCCGGAGCGAACACCATCGTCTCTTTGCCGATCTCAGGCTCGAACGCCCCGTGAAGAAGGTCGCGCATTCGAGCCTCAAAACGGCCAATGTCATCAGACGGCAGCATCACCGTGA
- a CDS encoding DHHA1 domain-containing protein, translated as MPTERLYYAEPYLRDFTCQVLQCNPAARNSSPTPLNEVITDVTAFYPNSGGQPSDRGTLGGADVVDVIERGDEIIHLTVASVPPGPATGRVDIERRFDHMQQHTGQHILSGAFSSLFGLDTVGFHLGDETVTIDLNAPDVSYDQTAAAERLACEVIFQNRPINAAFWGREAIDTSRLRKMPTRTENIRLVDITGFDLSPCGGTHTRATGEVGLIKITRTERIRGTTRVEFVCGRRALADYRWKNDVVHVSSSLLSVHGRELADAIDRLQTGLREARKEAETAADLLRDVQASQMYDSAEPIGSLGIKLIVRAYDGEGIDHLKALAHRLCERPLAVALLGSSSGASAHLVFEKSHDVPVDVSNLLRQVLPTVDGKGGGTQLIAQGGGRNPAALPEALSSAAALASRFLEEAGLHP; from the coding sequence GTGCCTACAGAGCGACTTTACTACGCTGAACCTTATCTGAGAGACTTCACTTGCCAGGTTCTCCAATGCAACCCGGCTGCCAGGAACTCCTCCCCGACCCCTCTCAACGAGGTCATCACCGATGTGACTGCCTTCTACCCGAACTCGGGAGGGCAGCCGTCCGACAGGGGAACTCTGGGCGGAGCAGATGTAGTAGATGTCATCGAGCGAGGCGATGAGATCATTCACCTCACAGTAGCGTCGGTCCCTCCAGGCCCGGCCACGGGGAGAGTCGACATCGAGCGTCGCTTCGATCATATGCAGCAGCACACAGGCCAGCATATCCTGTCAGGCGCATTCTCAAGCCTGTTCGGGCTTGACACAGTCGGCTTCCATCTTGGGGATGAGACCGTAACCATAGATCTGAATGCTCCTGATGTAAGCTACGATCAAACCGCTGCGGCAGAGCGGCTTGCGTGTGAGGTCATCTTCCAGAACCGGCCGATCAACGCGGCTTTCTGGGGCCGTGAAGCAATCGACACATCGCGATTGAGAAAAATGCCGACGAGAACAGAGAACATTCGCCTAGTCGACATAACTGGATTCGACCTCAGCCCGTGCGGAGGAACCCACACTAGGGCGACAGGCGAGGTCGGACTCATCAAGATCACACGGACCGAACGGATACGCGGCACAACCAGGGTGGAGTTCGTGTGCGGCAGGCGCGCCCTGGCCGACTATCGCTGGAAGAACGATGTGGTGCATGTGTCTTCCTCGCTGCTGTCGGTCCATGGCCGCGAGCTTGCCGATGCCATAGACCGTCTCCAAACCGGACTCCGCGAGGCACGCAAGGAGGCCGAGACCGCGGCAGACCTCCTCCGAGACGTGCAGGCATCTCAGATGTATGATAGCGCGGAACCCATCGGCTCGCTGGGGATCAAGCTGATCGTCCGCGCCTACGATGGCGAAGGGATAGATCACCTAAAAGCCTTGGCCCACAGGCTGTGTGAACGTCCGCTCGCAGTGGCGCTCTTGGGCTCATCAAGCGGGGCATCTGCGCACCTGGTGTTCGAGAAGTCTCACGATGTGCCTGTGGACGTGTCGAACCTGCTTCGCCAAGTTCTGCCCACAGTGGACGGCAAGGGTGGTGGAACCCAGCTCATCGCTCAGGGAGGCGGCAGGAACCCAGCCGCACTGCCGGAGGCACTGTCGAGCGCTGCAGCTCTAGCCTCCCGTTTCCTCGAAGAAGCCGGGCTCCACCCGTGA
- a CDS encoding ABC-2 family transporter protein gives MSTEGSGRGTARFIWEHVKFNVASAMEYRQSFISQVLFMMANDFMLLFFWWVIYGRVEDISGWEFRDIITLYAVFATAFGLSASVFGNARRLARVISEGQLDYYLLLPRDPLLHVIVSRSDISGIGDVAFGVAVFALFTRVTLGRVILFAVVCLASCAIYTAFEAIVGSLAFFIGNAQALSSELTEALTVFSGYPGSMFRGAARAVLYTLLPAGFAAFIPVELLRRFSLPLFAGLVAFSIGIACLAAWVFRVGLTRYESGNLLSARM, from the coding sequence ATGTCAACGGAGGGTAGCGGTCGAGGGACGGCCCGGTTCATATGGGAGCACGTGAAGTTCAACGTGGCATCAGCGATGGAGTACAGGCAGAGTTTCATCTCCCAGGTGCTGTTCATGATGGCCAATGACTTCATGCTTCTATTCTTCTGGTGGGTCATATACGGTCGAGTGGAGGACATCTCGGGATGGGAGTTCCGGGACATCATCACTTTGTACGCGGTGTTCGCGACTGCCTTTGGACTCTCCGCATCGGTGTTCGGAAACGCCCGCCGGCTTGCCCGTGTAATATCCGAGGGCCAGCTCGACTACTACCTGCTGCTTCCCAGAGATCCCCTGCTGCATGTGATAGTCAGCCGGTCGGACATATCGGGCATTGGCGATGTGGCCTTCGGGGTGGCGGTGTTCGCACTGTTCACTCGCGTGACCTTAGGCCGAGTGATTCTGTTCGCGGTGGTGTGCCTCGCATCGTGCGCCATCTACACGGCTTTCGAGGCCATAGTGGGCAGCCTTGCGTTCTTCATTGGAAACGCCCAGGCTTTGAGCTCTGAACTCACCGAGGCCCTCACTGTGTTTTCTGGGTACCCTGGTTCCATGTTCAGAGGCGCGGCCCGGGCGGTTCTATACACACTTCTGCCGGCTGGCTTCGCTGCCTTCATCCCAGTTGAGCTGCTGCGGCGGTTCAGCCTGCCGCTATTCGCGGGGCTTGTTGCCTTCTCCATCGGAATTGCCTGCCTCGCGGCCTGGGTATTCCGCGTCGGCCTCACTCGTTATGAATCCGGCAACTTGCTATCGGCCAGGATGTGA